A single genomic interval of Cucumis sativus cultivar 9930 chromosome 7, Cucumber_9930_V3, whole genome shotgun sequence harbors:
- the LOC101208647 gene encoding probable BOI-related E3 ubiquitin-protein ligase 2, with protein MAVHAQFYPENLVFPFAANSPTDSHSQFSFQKPPLISQPEFFSVSSGGGDGADVASVLNFTKNPHRTAAATAGFSQCVSAHVEKQRQEIDHYIRLQNESLRIALREQGKQQIVALMKKIELKTAILLRQKEEEIAKAAKKTMELEIFLRKLETENQLWQRIAQENEAMAMSLNNTLDQMREKVTNSFDDAESCCDMNSADEQIPARNRGTECCSVSEQGQMKNKKMICRSCNFRNSSMIFLPCRHLCCCKDCETVLDSCPVCQTGKKASIEALIF; from the exons ATGGCGGTTCACGCTCAGTTCTACCCTGAAAACCTCGTCTTCCCCTTCGCCGCCAACTCACCAACTGATTCCCACTCTCAATTTAGCTTCCAGAAACCGCCGCTCATTTCCCAACCTGAGTTTTTCTCTGTCTCTAGCGGCGGCGGCGACGGTGCCGATGTGGCCTCTGTTTTAAACTTCACGAAGAATCCTCACCGGACGGCTGCCGCAACGGCGGGGTTCTCTCAATGTGTGAGTGCACATGTTGAGAAGCAGAGACAGGAGATCGACCATTACATTAGATTGCAG aatgAGAGTTTGAGAATAGCGTTGAGAGAGCAAGGGAAGCAACAAATTGTAGCATTAATGAAGAAAATCGAATTGAAAACAGCGATTCTGTTGAGAcagaaagaagaggaaatagcCAAAGCTgctaaaaaaacaatggaacttgaaattttcttgAGAAAACTAGAAACAGAGAATCAACTTTGGCAAAGAATTGCTCAAGAAAACGAAGCCATGGCTATGTCTCTCAACAACACATTGGatcaaatgagagaaaaagttACCAATTCCTTCGACGATGCCGAATCTTGCTGTGATATGAACTCCGCCGACGAACAAATCCCGGCCAGAAACAGAGGAACCGAGTGTTGCTCCGTTTCAGAACAAGGGCaaatgaagaacaagaaaatgatATGTAGAAGCTGCAATTTTAGGAATTCTTCAATGATTTTCTTGCCATGTCGACATCTTTGTTGTTGTAAAGATTGTGAAACCGTTCTTGATTCATGTCCAGTTTGCCAAACGGGGAAGAAAGCAAGCATAGAAGCTTTGATTTTCTaa
- the LOC101208891 gene encoding uncharacterized protein LOC101208891 yields the protein MERLLFSSSSPSSLNINPNSSLLLPRFPRIFDSLKPNFPLPTRHGLRPLPEISSKYHNPSFSSPNSSTHSIFHSDSPPASPKPHSLKPFAPKDKVKSSLFVLSALALILIQPVFAPAAFASFQNAAKTGGPAAVAVGRRLIQSELLNSAWTGFFAGCLHTLSGPDHLAALAPLSIGCNRMESAAVGALWGCGHDAGQVIFGLLFLLLKDKLHIEILRTWGTIIVGVTLFIIGIMGIREASEIRTPFVVALDNGECDVGIYETLEKPMVVGNKKSKKLGFATFATGVVHGLQPDALMIVLPALALPSRVAGAAFLLMFLVGTVISMGSYTAFIGSFSEALKDRVPRITERLTWVASFVAIALGLAIIISQFLGYSLY from the exons ATGGAAAgacttcttttctcttcttcttctccctcTTCCCTCAACATTAACCCTAattcatctcttcttcttcctcgcTTTCCTCGCATTTTCGACTCCCTTAAGCCCAATTTCCCCCTCCCCACCCGCCATGGACTTCGCCCCCTTCCTGAAATCTCCTCTAAGTACCACAACCCTTCTTTTTCATCGCCCAATTCCTCCACTCATTCCATTTTCCACTCCGATTCTCCACCCGCCTCTCCTAAACCTCATTCCCTCAAACCTTTCGCCCCAAAGGATAAG GTCAAAAGTTCACTCTTTGTTCTTTCTGCTCTTGCTCTGATCCTGATTCAACCAGTCTTTGCACCAGCAGCTTTTGCATCTTTTCAAAATGCAGCTAAAACTGGAGGTCCTGCAGCTGTTGCAGTTGGGCGACGTCTGATCCAAAGTGAACTATTAAATAGTGCTTGGACTGGTTTCTTCGCTGGTTGCTTACACACATTATCAGGACCAGATCACCTCGCTGCTCTTGCACCCCTTTCAATTGGGTGTAACCGCATGGAAAGTGCTGCAGTTGGGGCACTTTGGGGTTGTGGTCATGATGCAGGTCAGGTCATTTTTGGTTTACTATTTCTACTGCTAAAAGATAAGCTTCACATTGAAATTCTCAGAACCTGGGGCACAATAATAGTAGGTGTAACCCTATTTATTATTGGTATTATGGGAATAAGGGAAGCTTCAGAAATTCGTACCCCATTTGTAGTAGCTCTAGATAATGGTGAATGTGATGTCGGCATCTATGAAACACTAGAGAAACCAATGGTTGTAGGTAACAAGAAGAGTAAAAAGTTAggttttgctacttttgccACTGGAGTTGTTCATGGTCTACAACCTGATGCACTTATGATAGTTTTGCCTGCCCTTGCTTTACCTTCCCGTGTAGCCGGCGCTGCATTTCTTCTAATGTTTTTAGTTGGAACAGTTATTTCAATGGGAAGCTATACTGCTTTTATAGGCTCGTTTAGCGAGGCATTGAAAGATAGAGTGCCTAGAATAACTGAAAGACTGACTTGGGTTGCTTCTTTTGTAGCCATTGCTCTTGGACTTGCCATTATCATTAGCCAGTTTCTTGGCTATAGTCTCTACTGA
- the LOC101209132 gene encoding glycerate dehydrogenase isoform X1, translating to MAKPVQIEVWNPNGKYRVVSTKPMPGTRWINLLIEQDCRVEICTEKKTILSVEDILALIGDKCDGVIGQLTEDWGEVLFSALSRAGGKAFSNMAVGYNNVDVNAANKYGVAVGNTPGVLTETTAELAASLSLAAARRIVEADEFMRAGRYDGWLPNLFVGNLLKGQTVGVIGAGRIGSAYARMMVEGFKMNLIYFDLYQSTRLEKFVTAYGEFLKANGEAPVTWRRASSMDEVLREADVISLHPVLDKTTFHLVNKESLKAMKKDAILINCSRGPVIDEAALVDHLRDNPMFRVGLDVFEDEPYMKPGLADMKNAIIVPHIASASKWTREGMATLAALNVLGKIKGYPVWSDPNRVEPFLDENVSPPAASPSIVNAKALGSSTSKL from the exons ATGGCGAAACCAGTTCAAATCGAAGTATGGAATCCAAATGGAAAGTACAGAGTTGTCAGCACTAAGCCTATGCCTGGAACTCGCTGGATCAATCTCTTGATCGAACAAGATTGCCGAGTCGAA ATTTGTACTGAGAAAAAGACGATACTCTCGGTTGAGGATATTCTTGCTCTCATCGGCGATAAGTGCGACGGCGTCATTGGACAG TTGACTGAAGATTGGGGAGAGGTGCTGTTTTCTGCGTTAAGCAGAGCGGGAGGGAAAGCTTTTAGTAATATGGCTGTTGGTTACAATAATGTAGATGTTAATGCTGCTAATAAGTACGGTGTTGCTGTAGGAAATACTCCT GGAGTACTTACAGAGACTACAGCAGAGTTGGCAGCTTCACTTTCTCTTGCAGCTGCAAGAAGGATAGTTGAAGCAGATGAGTTTATGAGGGCAGGTCGATATGATGGATGGCTTCCAAATTT GTTTGTTGGGAACTTGCTGAAAGGACAGACTGTTGGTGTGATTGGAGCTGGTCGTATTGGATCTGCTTATGCAAGAATGATG GTAGAAGGGTTTAAGATGAACCTGATCTACTTCGATCTTTACCAGTCAACTAGACTCGAAAAGTTCGTTACAG CCTATGGTGAGTTCCTGAAAGCCAACGGTGAGGCTCCTGTGACATGGAGAAGAGCATCATCAATGGATGAGGTGCTTCGAGAAGCAGATGTG ATAAGTCTTCATCCCGTACTGGATAAAACTACCTTCCATCTTGTGAACAAAGAAAGTCTTAAAGCGATGAAGAAG GATGCAATTCTCATTAACTGCAGTAGGGGACCTGTGATCGATGAAGCAGCCCTTGTTGATCATTTGAGAGATAATCCCATGTTTCGAGTTGGCCTTGATGTTTTTGAG GATGAACCATACATGAAACCTGGACTTGCTGATATGAAGAACGCGATCATTGTTCCTCACATTGCTTCTGCTTCCAAG TGGACTCGCGAAGGAATGGCAACACTGGCTGCTCTTAATGTCTTG GGAAAGATTAAAGGATATCCTGTTTGGTCCGATCCAAACCGAGTAGAACCGTTCCTCGACGAGAATGTTTCACCTCCAGCTGCATCACCTAGCATTGTGAATGCCAAAGCCTTGG GATCGTCTACTTCAAAGCTGTGA
- the LOC101209132 gene encoding glycerate dehydrogenase, with product MAKPVQIEVWNPNGKYRVVSTKPMPGTRWINLLIEQDCRVEICTEKKTILSVEDILALIGDKCDGVIGQLTEDWGEVLFSALSRAGGKAFSNMAVGYNNVDVNAANKYGVAVGNTPGVLTETTAELAASLSLAAARRIVEADEFMRAGRYDGWLPNLFVGNLLKGQTVGVIGAGRIGSAYARMMVEGFKMNLIYFDLYQSTRLEKFVTAYGEFLKANGEAPVTWRRASSMDEVLREADVISLHPVLDKTTFHLVNKESLKAMKKDAILINCSRGPVIDEAALVDHLRDNPMFRVGLDVFEDEPYMKPGLADMKNAIIVPHIASASKWTREGMATLAALNVLGKIKGYPVWSDPNRVEPFLDENVSPPAASPSIVNAKALGNA from the exons ATGGCGAAACCAGTTCAAATCGAAGTATGGAATCCAAATGGAAAGTACAGAGTTGTCAGCACTAAGCCTATGCCTGGAACTCGCTGGATCAATCTCTTGATCGAACAAGATTGCCGAGTCGAA ATTTGTACTGAGAAAAAGACGATACTCTCGGTTGAGGATATTCTTGCTCTCATCGGCGATAAGTGCGACGGCGTCATTGGACAG TTGACTGAAGATTGGGGAGAGGTGCTGTTTTCTGCGTTAAGCAGAGCGGGAGGGAAAGCTTTTAGTAATATGGCTGTTGGTTACAATAATGTAGATGTTAATGCTGCTAATAAGTACGGTGTTGCTGTAGGAAATACTCCT GGAGTACTTACAGAGACTACAGCAGAGTTGGCAGCTTCACTTTCTCTTGCAGCTGCAAGAAGGATAGTTGAAGCAGATGAGTTTATGAGGGCAGGTCGATATGATGGATGGCTTCCAAATTT GTTTGTTGGGAACTTGCTGAAAGGACAGACTGTTGGTGTGATTGGAGCTGGTCGTATTGGATCTGCTTATGCAAGAATGATG GTAGAAGGGTTTAAGATGAACCTGATCTACTTCGATCTTTACCAGTCAACTAGACTCGAAAAGTTCGTTACAG CCTATGGTGAGTTCCTGAAAGCCAACGGTGAGGCTCCTGTGACATGGAGAAGAGCATCATCAATGGATGAGGTGCTTCGAGAAGCAGATGTG ATAAGTCTTCATCCCGTACTGGATAAAACTACCTTCCATCTTGTGAACAAAGAAAGTCTTAAAGCGATGAAGAAG GATGCAATTCTCATTAACTGCAGTAGGGGACCTGTGATCGATGAAGCAGCCCTTGTTGATCATTTGAGAGATAATCCCATGTTTCGAGTTGGCCTTGATGTTTTTGAG GATGAACCATACATGAAACCTGGACTTGCTGATATGAAGAACGCGATCATTGTTCCTCACATTGCTTCTGCTTCCAAG TGGACTCGCGAAGGAATGGCAACACTGGCTGCTCTTAATGTCTTG GGAAAGATTAAAGGATATCCTGTTTGGTCCGATCCAAACCGAGTAGAACCGTTCCTCGACGAGAATGTTTCACCTCCAGCTGCATCACCTAGCATTGTGAATGCCAAAGCCTTGGGTAACGCCTAA
- the LOC101209382 gene encoding SKP1-like protein 1B, which translates to MSSSKKIVLRSSDGETFDVDEIVAVESQTIKHMIEDDCADTVIPLPNVTSAILSKVIEYCKMHVETDDKDSKVIDDTLKTWDAEFVKVDQNTLFDLILAANYLNIKSLLDLTCQTVADMIKGKTPEEIRKTFNIKNDFTPEEEEEVRRENQWAFE; encoded by the exons ATGTCGTCGTCTAAGAAGATCGTCCTCAGGAGTTCCGACGGCGAAACCTTTGACGTCGACGAAATCGTCGCCGTCGAGTCTCAGACCATCAAGCACATGATCGAAGACGATTGCGCTGACACTGTTATTCCCTTGCCTAATGTCACCAGTGCCATTCTTTCTAAGGTAATTGAGTATTGTAAGATGCATGTTGAGACCGATGATAAAGATTCTAAGGTCATTGATGATACTCTCAAAACCTGGGATGCTGAATTTGTCAAGGTTGATCAAAATACTCTCTTCGATCTCATCTTG GCTGCTAACTATCTGAACATCAAGAGTCTACTGGATCTAACATGCCAGACAGTGGCAGACATGATCAAAGGAAAGACACCAGAGGAAATTAGAAAGACATTCAACATCAAGAATGATTTTACTCcagaggaggaagaggaggtTCGAAGGGAGAATCAATGGGCCTTCGAGTAG
- the LOC101206225 gene encoding uncharacterized protein LOC101206225, with protein sequence MTLLSSPPSPLCISSSSSSSFISKLSFFSSDSFSCLKTKPSVPSTSSCFLNPSSIKISNLFTNQQQTITLHNSKFRVSEGTSHDELWAAASLRVRTFNQLPPDSFGIHDHKKYLAEHEFEAMKERIAGKRVGFKRVSCINATLPLSEISTLAEDLCSTCKFSDNGEDRVVVGSLDINQCVRLPDEITGMKPEGIGADFARAYLSNVCVAKELQRNGLGYALIAKAKTIALDWGISDLYVHVAFNNEGGKKLYMKSGFVYESDEPSWQARFLDRPRRILFWTPLSQFPL encoded by the exons ATGACACTCCTCTCATCTCCTCCTTCTCCTCTttgcatttcttcttcttcttcttcttctttcatttcaaagctttcattcttttcttccGACTCTTTCTCTTGCCTTAAAACTAAACCCTCTGTTCCTTCAACCTCCTCTTGCTTTCTCAATCCTTCATCCATTAAAATCTCAAATCTTTTCACCAACCAACAACAAACCATCACTCTTCACAATTCTAAATTTAGGGTTTCTGAAGGTACCTCCCACGACGAGTTATGGGCTGCTGCTTCTCTCCGCGTCCGCACTTTCAATCAATTGCCCCCCGATTCCTTTGGCATCCAT GATCATAAGAAGTACTTGGCCGAGCATGAATTTGAAGCAATGAAAGAACGTATTGCGGGGAAAAGGGTTGGGTTTAAAAGAGTATCTTGCATAAATGCTACTCTTCCATTATCAGAAATATCAACCTTAGCTGAAGATTTATGTTCAACATGTAAG ttttctgaTAATGGAGAAGATAGAGTTGTTGTTGGGTCACTTGACATTAATCAATGTGTAAGGCTTCCAGACGAAATAACAGGAATGAAACCTGAG GGAATTGGGGCTGATTTTGCAAGGGCATACCTGAGTAATGTATGTGTTGCTAAGGAACTGCAAAGGAATGGGTTGGGTTATGCTCTTATTGCCAAGGCAAAAACAATTGCACTAGATTGGG GGATAAGCGATCTATACGTGCATGTAGCTTTCAACAACGAAGGTGGAAAGAAGCTTTACATGAAGAGtggttttgtttatgaaaGTGATGAACCAAGTTGGCAAGCCAGGTTTCTCGATCGTCCTCGCAGGATTCTCTTTTGGACtcctctctctcaatttcCCCTATGA